In Kangiella profundi, one DNA window encodes the following:
- the tolA gene encoding cell envelope integrity protein TolA, producing MSDKKNIVPIVLSIAVHVIVIGLLLFNFAWDDEVDVKHEYVDAPINAQLVTAPERPKPDANAIKKQQEAEKKRKEEERKKQLEKEQEQKRLEAEKQRQEQGKLEQQKQQKLEEEKQKQLALEQQKKLEEEKKQKELEEKERQEAEEKKRLEEEKRKKEEAERKRKEEEERKRKEAEAERKRQEELKKLEEEMAALDDEFFEAQRDTVRQGQIMSEVEKLTALITAKIKRNWYPPKAPGACSIRISMGPGGVVLQTEALGGDYDYCETGKAAITRSSPLPSSDDPEVMNELREMTIVFDPSFKE from the coding sequence GTGTCAGACAAAAAAAACATAGTACCAATAGTACTTTCCATTGCGGTTCATGTAATCGTCATTGGATTGTTGTTATTTAATTTTGCCTGGGATGATGAGGTCGACGTCAAGCATGAATATGTGGATGCGCCTATTAATGCACAGCTGGTAACTGCACCTGAGCGTCCAAAACCGGATGCCAACGCTATCAAGAAACAGCAGGAAGCTGAAAAAAAACGCAAGGAAGAAGAGCGTAAAAAACAGCTTGAAAAAGAGCAGGAACAAAAGCGACTTGAAGCTGAAAAACAGCGTCAAGAGCAGGGAAAGCTTGAACAACAAAAACAACAGAAGCTAGAAGAAGAAAAACAGAAGCAGCTAGCACTTGAACAACAGAAAAAGCTTGAGGAAGAAAAGAAGCAGAAAGAATTAGAAGAAAAGGAGCGTCAAGAAGCTGAAGAGAAGAAGCGCCTGGAAGAAGAAAAGCGCAAGAAAGAAGAAGCTGAGCGTAAGCGCAAAGAAGAAGAGGAGCGTAAACGTAAAGAAGCTGAAGCTGAGAGAAAGCGTCAGGAAGAGCTCAAAAAGCTTGAAGAAGAGATGGCTGCTCTTGATGATGAGTTCTTTGAAGCGCAGCGTGACACCGTGCGGCAAGGACAGATAATGTCTGAAGTTGAGAAGTTGACCGCATTAATTACCGCAAAAATTAAGCGTAATTGGTATCCTCCTAAGGCACCAGGTGCTTGTTCTATTCGAATTTCGATGGGGCCAGGTGGCGTAGTGCTACAAACGGAAGCTTTAGGCGGTGATTATGATTACTGTGAAACCGGTAAAGCCGCGATTACGCGTTCGTCACCTCTGCCATCATCAGATGATCCGGAAGTGATGAATGAGTTACGTGAAATGACCATTGTATTTGACCCAAGCTTTAAAGAATGA
- the tolR gene encoding protein TolR codes for MSQLVRRERRRPNAEINVVPYIDVMLVLLVIFMITAPLITAGIDVELPSAHAEPISPDETTPFVVGVKADESFHMDIGSRQFRDMTLEELMSVIAKEQQNYPNSPIMIKGDRNVPYGTIVELMDQLRQQFGVENVGLMTNPL; via the coding sequence GCTGAAATTAACGTCGTACCTTATATTGATGTAATGCTGGTGTTGTTGGTTATTTTCATGATTACTGCACCCCTGATAACAGCAGGTATTGATGTTGAGTTACCTAGTGCTCATGCAGAGCCAATTTCGCCAGATGAAACAACGCCATTTGTAGTTGGAGTCAAGGCAGACGAATCTTTTCACATGGATATTGGCTCAAGACAGTTTCGTGACATGACTCTTGAGGAGTTGATGAGTGTAATTGCCAAAGAACAGCAAAACTATCCTAACTCACCGATCATGATAAAAGGTGATAGGAATGTGCCTTACGGAACTATTGTTGAGCTTATGGATCAATTAAGACAACAGTTTGGTGTCGAGAATGTTGGCTTAATGACCAATCCACTTTAA